Proteins encoded in a region of the Neodiprion lecontei isolate iyNeoLeco1 chromosome 5, iyNeoLeco1.1, whole genome shotgun sequence genome:
- the LOC107217419 gene encoding F-box only protein 21 isoform X2, whose translation MVSEALITSLPHEVIEYMLERENVKMTDIINLALTCRHLYIIITGSNKLWRAKFFQRWPDLKEIYETTERTKPRVSNWLDEIKKSVMYRKRLQHQLSLMSAKYYRKQELSNSDLIEFDAPTNLKNEEYLLACHFLIDELITLINCPTKRSNLTHKYYAYKVIRYLRQNCLREEWQAYINLPAKDQILERGAVLVAQWSQPELRISYSSISATLDRIAEQVKEHLREQNPSHPIFSTSKEQFELWKLANIDDNQWSGVNSRQVITALCEVMFKRLCFHGNSEMFYSSENSFINRVLEKKHGIPITLAIVFESIARRLGVRCEPVSFPAHFLLRWKEKYTLPESEEDESFYIDVFYDGQLLTKNSCPKISGTSRCPIQRYNIHNAATAIEVIGRMANNLEVAGRQRTQLNNRAARLRSALELLHLVQPYDTSTILHLARFYMLHQMDLAGLVNTLNTIQRDLEIGSRGQANHILQMLHDYERHMKDVPEEHILPKKRRPEVLYAIGLIMKHRTYDYLCVITGWDPHCAATTEWMTEMGVDELCGGSNQPFYNVFAEDGSSRYAAQENLMLACPPKWVNHYEIGRYFCRFNETHYVPNEEKAREYPEDEEIRVRIVEANYIQCCERVF comes from the exons ATGGTCTCCGAAGCGTTGATAACTTCATTGCCGCATGAGGTAATCGAGTACATGCTGGAGCGTGAAAATGTCAAGATGACTGACATCATAAACCTCGCCTTGACTTGCAGACacttgtatataataattacaggGAGCAACAAACTCTGGagagcgaaatttttccaaag GTGGCCAGATCTAAAAGAAATTTACGAAACAACCGAGAGGACCAAACCACGAGTGTCGAATTGGTTGGACGAGATAAAGAAATCTGTAATGTACAGAAAGAGATTGCAGCATCAACTGTCTCTCATGTCTGCCAAGTATTATAGAAAACAAGAGCTTTCTAATTCCGATTTGATTGAATTCGATGCGccaacgaatttgaaaaacgaagaatattTACTGGCATGCCATTTCCTAATTGACGAGCTTATTACCCTTATCAATTGTCCAACAAA AAGAAGCAACCTGACCCACAAGTACTATGCTTACAAAGTCATAAGATACCTTCGACAGAATTGCTTGAGAGAAGAGTGGCAGGCATATATTAATCTTCCAGCAAAAGACCAGATTTTAGAACGAGGTGCCGTTTTAGTTGCTCAATGGAGTCAGCCAGAGTTGCGAATTTCTTACTCGTCCATATCTGCGACATTGGATAGGATCGCTGAACAAGTCAAAGAACATCTGAGGGAGCAGAATCCTTCGcatccaattttttcaacctccAAAGAACAATTCGAATTATGGAAATTGGCCAACATTGATGACAATCAATGGAGCGGTGTAAATTCGAGACAAGTTATCACCGCACTTTGTGAAGTCATGTTCAAGCGGCTTTGTTTCCACGGAAATAGCGAGATGTTCTATTCGTCAGAGAATTCTTTTATTAACAgg gtacttgaaaaaaaacatggtATTCCCATTACATTGGCAATAGTGTTTGAAAGTATAGCACGAAGGCTTGGAGTTCGGTGTGAGCCAGTCAGTTTTCCTGCGCACTTTTTGTTACGTTGGAAGGAGAAGTA taCCCTCCCAGAATCGGAAGAAGATGAAAGTTTTTACATAGATGTATTTTATGACGGGCAACTACTGACCAAAAACAGTTGTCCTAAAATTAGCGGTACGTCACGATGTCCCATTCAACGGTATAACATTCACAATGCCGCCACTGCCATAGAG GTTATCGGACGTATGGCAAATAACTTGGAAGTAGCTGGACGGCAACGCACTCAACTCAATAACAGAGCAGCTCGTCTCCGTTCAGCCTTAGAGCTTTTACATCTTGTACAGCCATACGATACAAGTACCATATTACATCTTGCTCGCTTTTACATGCTCCATCAGATGGATCTAGCAGGTTTAGTCAACACGCTTAACACGATACAACGG GATCTCGAGATTGGGTCAAGAGGACAGGCTAATCATATTTTACAAATGCTCCACGACTATGAACGGCACATGAAGGATGTTCCTGAG GAACACATATTACCAAAAAAGAGAAGACCGGAAGTATTGTATGCCATTGGACTGATCATGAAACACCGAACTTATGATTACTTGTGTGTAATAACTGGATGGGATCCACATTGCGCAGCTACGACGGAATGGATGACCGAGATGGGCGTAGACGAACTTTGCGGTGGATCAAATCAGCCCTTCTATAATGTATTTGCTGAGGATGGGTCGTCACGTTATGCTGCCCAAG AGAATTTGATGCTTGCCTGCCCACCGAAGTGGGTAAATCATTACGAGATTGGAAGGTATTTCTGTAGATTTAATGAAACCCATTATGTACCAAACGAGGAAAAAGCAAGGGAGTATCCAGAGGACGAAGAAATACGAGTTCGCATAGTGGAAGCTAATTATATTCA ATGCTGCGAGAGAGTTTTCTAG
- the LOC107217419 gene encoding F-box only protein 21 isoform X1, producing the protein MVSEALITSLPHEVIEYMLERENVKMTDIINLALTCRHLYIIITGSNKLWRAKFFQRWPDLKEIYETTERTKPRVSNWLDEIKKSVMYRKRLQHQLSLMSAKYYRKQELSNSDLIEFDAPTNLKNEEYLLACHFLIDELITLINCPTKRSNLTHKYYAYKVIRYLRQNCLREEWQAYINLPAKDQILERGAVLVAQWSQPELRISYSSISATLDRIAEQVKEHLREQNPSHPIFSTSKEQFELWKLANIDDNQWSGVNSRQVITALCEVMFKRLCFHGNSEMFYSSENSFINRVLEKKHGIPITLAIVFESIARRLGVRCEPVSFPAHFLLRWKEKYTLPESEEDESFYIDVFYDGQLLTKNSCPKISGTSRCPIQRYNIHNAATAIEVIGRMANNLEVAGRQRTQLNNRAARLRSALELLHLVQPYDTSTILHLARFYMLHQMDLAGLVNTLNTIQRDLEIGSRGQANHILQMLHDYERHMKDVPEEHILPKKRRPEVLYAIGLIMKHRTYDYLCVITGWDPHCAATTEWMTEMGVDELCGGSNQPFYNVFAEDGSSRYAAQENLMLACPPKWVNHYEIGRYFCRFNETHYVPNEEKAREYPEDEEIRVRIVEANYIQAQEMQLKMVTPN; encoded by the exons ATGGTCTCCGAAGCGTTGATAACTTCATTGCCGCATGAGGTAATCGAGTACATGCTGGAGCGTGAAAATGTCAAGATGACTGACATCATAAACCTCGCCTTGACTTGCAGACacttgtatataataattacaggGAGCAACAAACTCTGGagagcgaaatttttccaaag GTGGCCAGATCTAAAAGAAATTTACGAAACAACCGAGAGGACCAAACCACGAGTGTCGAATTGGTTGGACGAGATAAAGAAATCTGTAATGTACAGAAAGAGATTGCAGCATCAACTGTCTCTCATGTCTGCCAAGTATTATAGAAAACAAGAGCTTTCTAATTCCGATTTGATTGAATTCGATGCGccaacgaatttgaaaaacgaagaatattTACTGGCATGCCATTTCCTAATTGACGAGCTTATTACCCTTATCAATTGTCCAACAAA AAGAAGCAACCTGACCCACAAGTACTATGCTTACAAAGTCATAAGATACCTTCGACAGAATTGCTTGAGAGAAGAGTGGCAGGCATATATTAATCTTCCAGCAAAAGACCAGATTTTAGAACGAGGTGCCGTTTTAGTTGCTCAATGGAGTCAGCCAGAGTTGCGAATTTCTTACTCGTCCATATCTGCGACATTGGATAGGATCGCTGAACAAGTCAAAGAACATCTGAGGGAGCAGAATCCTTCGcatccaattttttcaacctccAAAGAACAATTCGAATTATGGAAATTGGCCAACATTGATGACAATCAATGGAGCGGTGTAAATTCGAGACAAGTTATCACCGCACTTTGTGAAGTCATGTTCAAGCGGCTTTGTTTCCACGGAAATAGCGAGATGTTCTATTCGTCAGAGAATTCTTTTATTAACAgg gtacttgaaaaaaaacatggtATTCCCATTACATTGGCAATAGTGTTTGAAAGTATAGCACGAAGGCTTGGAGTTCGGTGTGAGCCAGTCAGTTTTCCTGCGCACTTTTTGTTACGTTGGAAGGAGAAGTA taCCCTCCCAGAATCGGAAGAAGATGAAAGTTTTTACATAGATGTATTTTATGACGGGCAACTACTGACCAAAAACAGTTGTCCTAAAATTAGCGGTACGTCACGATGTCCCATTCAACGGTATAACATTCACAATGCCGCCACTGCCATAGAG GTTATCGGACGTATGGCAAATAACTTGGAAGTAGCTGGACGGCAACGCACTCAACTCAATAACAGAGCAGCTCGTCTCCGTTCAGCCTTAGAGCTTTTACATCTTGTACAGCCATACGATACAAGTACCATATTACATCTTGCTCGCTTTTACATGCTCCATCAGATGGATCTAGCAGGTTTAGTCAACACGCTTAACACGATACAACGG GATCTCGAGATTGGGTCAAGAGGACAGGCTAATCATATTTTACAAATGCTCCACGACTATGAACGGCACATGAAGGATGTTCCTGAG GAACACATATTACCAAAAAAGAGAAGACCGGAAGTATTGTATGCCATTGGACTGATCATGAAACACCGAACTTATGATTACTTGTGTGTAATAACTGGATGGGATCCACATTGCGCAGCTACGACGGAATGGATGACCGAGATGGGCGTAGACGAACTTTGCGGTGGATCAAATCAGCCCTTCTATAATGTATTTGCTGAGGATGGGTCGTCACGTTATGCTGCCCAAG AGAATTTGATGCTTGCCTGCCCACCGAAGTGGGTAAATCATTACGAGATTGGAAGGTATTTCTGTAGATTTAATGAAACCCATTATGTACCAAACGAGGAAAAAGCAAGGGAGTATCCAGAGGACGAAGAAATACGAGTTCGCATAGTGGAAGCTAATTATATTCA AGCCCAAGAAATGCAACTCAAGATGGTTACaccaaattga
- the LOC107217419 gene encoding F-box only protein 21 isoform X4, translating to MVSEALITSLPHEVIEYMLERENVKMTDIINLALTCRHLYIIITGSNKLWRAKFFQRWPDLKEIYETTERTKPRVSNWLDEIKKSVMYRKRLQHQLSLMSAKYYRKQELSNSDLIEFDAPTNLKNEEYLLACHFLIDELITLINCPTKRSNLTHKYYAYKVIRYLRQNCLREEWQAYINLPAKDQILERGAVLVAQWSQPELRISYSSISATLDRIAEQVKEHLREQNPSHPIFSTSKEQFELWKLANIDDNQWSGVNSRQVITALCEVMFKRLCFHGNSEMFYSSENSFINRVLEKKHGIPITLAIVFESIARRLGVRCEPVSFPAHFLLRWKEKYTLPESEEDESFYIDVFYDGQLLTKNSCPKISGTSRCPIQRYNIHNAATAIEVIGRMANNLEVAGRQRTQLNNRAARLRSALELLHLVQPYDTSTILHLARFYMLHQMDLAGLVNTLNTIQRDLEIGSRGQANHILQMLHDYERHMKDVPEEHILPKKRRPEVLYAIGLIMKHRTYDYLCVITGWDPHCAATTEWMTEMGVDELCGGSNQPFYNVFAEDGSSRYAAQENLMLACPPKWVNHYEIGRYFCRFNETHYVPNEEKAREYPEDEEIRVRIVEANYIQ from the exons ATGGTCTCCGAAGCGTTGATAACTTCATTGCCGCATGAGGTAATCGAGTACATGCTGGAGCGTGAAAATGTCAAGATGACTGACATCATAAACCTCGCCTTGACTTGCAGACacttgtatataataattacaggGAGCAACAAACTCTGGagagcgaaatttttccaaag GTGGCCAGATCTAAAAGAAATTTACGAAACAACCGAGAGGACCAAACCACGAGTGTCGAATTGGTTGGACGAGATAAAGAAATCTGTAATGTACAGAAAGAGATTGCAGCATCAACTGTCTCTCATGTCTGCCAAGTATTATAGAAAACAAGAGCTTTCTAATTCCGATTTGATTGAATTCGATGCGccaacgaatttgaaaaacgaagaatattTACTGGCATGCCATTTCCTAATTGACGAGCTTATTACCCTTATCAATTGTCCAACAAA AAGAAGCAACCTGACCCACAAGTACTATGCTTACAAAGTCATAAGATACCTTCGACAGAATTGCTTGAGAGAAGAGTGGCAGGCATATATTAATCTTCCAGCAAAAGACCAGATTTTAGAACGAGGTGCCGTTTTAGTTGCTCAATGGAGTCAGCCAGAGTTGCGAATTTCTTACTCGTCCATATCTGCGACATTGGATAGGATCGCTGAACAAGTCAAAGAACATCTGAGGGAGCAGAATCCTTCGcatccaattttttcaacctccAAAGAACAATTCGAATTATGGAAATTGGCCAACATTGATGACAATCAATGGAGCGGTGTAAATTCGAGACAAGTTATCACCGCACTTTGTGAAGTCATGTTCAAGCGGCTTTGTTTCCACGGAAATAGCGAGATGTTCTATTCGTCAGAGAATTCTTTTATTAACAgg gtacttgaaaaaaaacatggtATTCCCATTACATTGGCAATAGTGTTTGAAAGTATAGCACGAAGGCTTGGAGTTCGGTGTGAGCCAGTCAGTTTTCCTGCGCACTTTTTGTTACGTTGGAAGGAGAAGTA taCCCTCCCAGAATCGGAAGAAGATGAAAGTTTTTACATAGATGTATTTTATGACGGGCAACTACTGACCAAAAACAGTTGTCCTAAAATTAGCGGTACGTCACGATGTCCCATTCAACGGTATAACATTCACAATGCCGCCACTGCCATAGAG GTTATCGGACGTATGGCAAATAACTTGGAAGTAGCTGGACGGCAACGCACTCAACTCAATAACAGAGCAGCTCGTCTCCGTTCAGCCTTAGAGCTTTTACATCTTGTACAGCCATACGATACAAGTACCATATTACATCTTGCTCGCTTTTACATGCTCCATCAGATGGATCTAGCAGGTTTAGTCAACACGCTTAACACGATACAACGG GATCTCGAGATTGGGTCAAGAGGACAGGCTAATCATATTTTACAAATGCTCCACGACTATGAACGGCACATGAAGGATGTTCCTGAG GAACACATATTACCAAAAAAGAGAAGACCGGAAGTATTGTATGCCATTGGACTGATCATGAAACACCGAACTTATGATTACTTGTGTGTAATAACTGGATGGGATCCACATTGCGCAGCTACGACGGAATGGATGACCGAGATGGGCGTAGACGAACTTTGCGGTGGATCAAATCAGCCCTTCTATAATGTATTTGCTGAGGATGGGTCGTCACGTTATGCTGCCCAAG AGAATTTGATGCTTGCCTGCCCACCGAAGTGGGTAAATCATTACGAGATTGGAAGGTATTTCTGTAGATTTAATGAAACCCATTATGTACCAAACGAGGAAAAAGCAAGGGAGTATCCAGAGGACGAAGAAATACGAGTTCGCATAGTGGAAGCTAATTATATTCA ATAA
- the LOC107217419 gene encoding F-box only protein 21 isoform X3, whose translation MVSEALITSLPHEVIEYMLERENVKMTDIINLALTCRHLYIIITGSNKLWRAKFFQRWPDLKEIYETTERTKPRVSNWLDEIKKSVMYRKRLQHQLSLMSAKYYRKQELSNSDLIEFDAPTNLKNEEYLLACHFLIDELITLINCPTKRSNLTHKYYAYKVIRYLRQNCLREEWQAYINLPAKDQILERGAVLVAQWSQPELRISYSSISATLDRIAEQVKEHLREQNPSHPIFSTSKEQFELWKLANIDDNQWSGVNSRQVITALCEVMFKRLCFHGNSEMFYSSENSFINRVLEKKHGIPITLAIVFESIARRLGVRCEPVSFPAHFLLRWKEKYTLPESEEDESFYIDVFYDGQLLTKNSCPKISGTSRCPIQRYNIHNAATAIEVIGRMANNLEVAGRQRTQLNNRAARLRSALELLHLVQPYDTSTILHLARFYMLHQMDLAGLVNTLNTIQRDLEIGSRGQANHILQMLHDYERHMKDVPEEHILPKKRRPEVLYAIGLIMKHRTYDYLCVITGWDPHCAATTEWMTEMGVDELCGGSNQPFYNVFAEDGSSRYAAQENLMLACPPKWVNHYEIGRYFCRFNETHYVPNEEKAREYPEDEEIRVRIVEANYIQSRN comes from the exons ATGGTCTCCGAAGCGTTGATAACTTCATTGCCGCATGAGGTAATCGAGTACATGCTGGAGCGTGAAAATGTCAAGATGACTGACATCATAAACCTCGCCTTGACTTGCAGACacttgtatataataattacaggGAGCAACAAACTCTGGagagcgaaatttttccaaag GTGGCCAGATCTAAAAGAAATTTACGAAACAACCGAGAGGACCAAACCACGAGTGTCGAATTGGTTGGACGAGATAAAGAAATCTGTAATGTACAGAAAGAGATTGCAGCATCAACTGTCTCTCATGTCTGCCAAGTATTATAGAAAACAAGAGCTTTCTAATTCCGATTTGATTGAATTCGATGCGccaacgaatttgaaaaacgaagaatattTACTGGCATGCCATTTCCTAATTGACGAGCTTATTACCCTTATCAATTGTCCAACAAA AAGAAGCAACCTGACCCACAAGTACTATGCTTACAAAGTCATAAGATACCTTCGACAGAATTGCTTGAGAGAAGAGTGGCAGGCATATATTAATCTTCCAGCAAAAGACCAGATTTTAGAACGAGGTGCCGTTTTAGTTGCTCAATGGAGTCAGCCAGAGTTGCGAATTTCTTACTCGTCCATATCTGCGACATTGGATAGGATCGCTGAACAAGTCAAAGAACATCTGAGGGAGCAGAATCCTTCGcatccaattttttcaacctccAAAGAACAATTCGAATTATGGAAATTGGCCAACATTGATGACAATCAATGGAGCGGTGTAAATTCGAGACAAGTTATCACCGCACTTTGTGAAGTCATGTTCAAGCGGCTTTGTTTCCACGGAAATAGCGAGATGTTCTATTCGTCAGAGAATTCTTTTATTAACAgg gtacttgaaaaaaaacatggtATTCCCATTACATTGGCAATAGTGTTTGAAAGTATAGCACGAAGGCTTGGAGTTCGGTGTGAGCCAGTCAGTTTTCCTGCGCACTTTTTGTTACGTTGGAAGGAGAAGTA taCCCTCCCAGAATCGGAAGAAGATGAAAGTTTTTACATAGATGTATTTTATGACGGGCAACTACTGACCAAAAACAGTTGTCCTAAAATTAGCGGTACGTCACGATGTCCCATTCAACGGTATAACATTCACAATGCCGCCACTGCCATAGAG GTTATCGGACGTATGGCAAATAACTTGGAAGTAGCTGGACGGCAACGCACTCAACTCAATAACAGAGCAGCTCGTCTCCGTTCAGCCTTAGAGCTTTTACATCTTGTACAGCCATACGATACAAGTACCATATTACATCTTGCTCGCTTTTACATGCTCCATCAGATGGATCTAGCAGGTTTAGTCAACACGCTTAACACGATACAACGG GATCTCGAGATTGGGTCAAGAGGACAGGCTAATCATATTTTACAAATGCTCCACGACTATGAACGGCACATGAAGGATGTTCCTGAG GAACACATATTACCAAAAAAGAGAAGACCGGAAGTATTGTATGCCATTGGACTGATCATGAAACACCGAACTTATGATTACTTGTGTGTAATAACTGGATGGGATCCACATTGCGCAGCTACGACGGAATGGATGACCGAGATGGGCGTAGACGAACTTTGCGGTGGATCAAATCAGCCCTTCTATAATGTATTTGCTGAGGATGGGTCGTCACGTTATGCTGCCCAAG AGAATTTGATGCTTGCCTGCCCACCGAAGTGGGTAAATCATTACGAGATTGGAAGGTATTTCTGTAGATTTAATGAAACCCATTATGTACCAAACGAGGAAAAAGCAAGGGAGTATCCAGAGGACGAAGAAATACGAGTTCGCATAGTGGAAGCTAATTATATTCA ATCCAGAAATTGA